In one Chelmon rostratus isolate fCheRos1 chromosome 7, fCheRos1.pri, whole genome shotgun sequence genomic region, the following are encoded:
- the si:ch211-105f12.2 gene encoding RIMS-binding protein 2-like yields METRLELDVLIFPDEVRIATPDELREWELETASQVSVPTVRLFVALYPYNPAAMSPNYETAAEELPFVPGQIIKVMGDKDSDGFYHGESGGLSGYVPSNMVAEVPVDDEYLKHLLMQQGFLPVDHTGMSLTPDLSDVASIPDDVVVRRMVALFDYDPWESSPNMDSEVELGFRSGDIIYVLGDMDQDGFYYGDLHGRRGLVPSNFLQPLPWN; encoded by the exons ATGGAGACAAGGCTGGAGCTGGATGTTTTGATATTCCCAGATGAAGTGAGGATTGCTACTCCGGACGAGCTCCGTGAATGGGAACTAGAGACTGCGAGCCAGGTGTCTGTGCCCACCGTGCGACTCTTTGTGGCCCTTTATCCCTACAACCCTGCTGCGATGTCTCCCAACTATGAGAcggctgcagaggagctgccTTTTGTTCCAGGCCAGATAATCAAG GTGATGGGGGACAAAGACTCTGATGGTTTCTATCACGGTGAGTCCGGTGGCCTCTCTGGTTATGTGCCAAGCAACATGGTGGCTGAAGTCCCGGTGGATGATGAGTACTTGAAGCATCTACTCATGCAGCAGGGATTCCTCCCTGTGGACCACACAG GTATGTCTTTAACGCCAGATCTGAGCGACGTTGCCAGCATCCCCGATGATGTGGTTGTTCGACGAATGGTGGCCTTATTTGACTATGATCCATGGGAAAGTTCACCCAACATGGACAGTGAA gTTGAACTCGGATTTCGTTCAGGAGACATCATATACGTGTTAGGTGACATGGATCAAGACGGATTTTACTAT GGGGATCTGCACGGACGGCGAGGCCTGGTTCCATCAAACTTTCTGCAGCCGCTGCCCTGGAATTAG
- the ywhag2 gene encoding 14-3-3 protein gamma-B, with product MVDREQLVQKARLAEQAERYDDMAAAMKSVTELNEALSNEERNLLSVAYKNVVGARRSSWRVISSIEQKTSADGNEKKIEMVRAYREKIEKELEAVCQDVLNLLDNFLIKNCSETQHESKVFYLKMKGDYYRYLAEVATGEKRATVVESSEKAYNEAHEISKEHMQPTHPIRLGLALNYSVFYYEIQNAPEQACHLAKTAFDDAIAELDTLNEDSYKDSTLIMQLLRDNLTLWTSDQQDDEGGEGNN from the exons ATGGTTGATCGCGAGCAGCTGGTGCAGAAAGCCAGGCTGGCTGAGCAGGCTGAGAGATACGATGATATGGCAGCTGCTATGAAATCG gtAACAGAGCTGAATGAGGCCCTGTCCAACGAGGAGAGGAACCTTCTGTCTGTTGCCTACAAGAACGTGGTCGGGGCCCGCCGCTCCTCCTGGAGGGTGATCTCCAGCATCGAGCAGAAGACCTCGGCCGACGGCAATGAGAAGAAGATTGAGATGGTCAGGGCCTACCGGGAGAAGATTgagaaggagctggaggccGTGTGCCAGGATGTGCTCAACCTTCTGGACAACTTCCTGATCAAGAACTGCAGCGAGACGCAGCACGAGAGCAAGGTGTTCTACCTGAAGATGAAGGGCGACTACTACCGGTACCTGGCCGAGGTGGCCACGGGGGAGAAGAGGGCCACCGTGGTGGAGTCGTCGGAGAAGGCCTACAACGAGGCCCACGAGATCAGCAAGGAGCACATGCAGCCCACCCACCCCATCCGCCTGGGCTTGGCTCTCAACTACTCTGTGTTTTACTACGAGATCCAGAACGCCCCGGAGCAGGCCTGTCATCTGGCCAAGACCGCCTTCGACGACGCCATCGCCGAGCTCGACACCCTCAACGAGGACTCCTACAAAGACTCCACTCTCATCATGCAGCTGCTCCGAGACAACTTGACACTGTGGACAAGTGACCAGCAGGATGACGAGGGCGGGGAGGGCAACAATTAA
- the camkk1b gene encoding calcium/calmodulin-dependent protein kinase kinase 1b isoform X1 translates to MSADTICRPELDSEHNGELADLVAAMNVAGNRLTPPNGYRSGPPRTTGSHRARLSDRKLSLQERGSRMARQPTIETKRVSITDADDCVQLNQYKLNKEIGKGSYGVVKLAYDEDSEQYYAMKVVSKKRLMRQCGFLRRLSPQGSNSQQDPFPKAVLPLEKVYKEIAILKKLDHHNVVKLVEVLDDPDEDGLHMAFELMTKGPVMEVPTDEPFTEEQACFYFRDVVLGIEYLHYHKIIHRDIKPSNLLLGDDGHVKIADFGVSNTFEGADALLSSTAGTPAFMAPEMMTEHEQSFSGKALDVWAMGVTLYCFVFGKCPFFDEYIVSLHNKIKNKPVEFPETPLISNELKELIEKMLDKNPETRITIPEIKLHAWVTENGSNPLPLEEDHCTAVEVTEEEVQNSVKLITSLSTVILVKSMLRKRSFSNPFECQGRRAERSMSAPGGLLTGSFGLLGSSPLLHPSSRKVSNEGSRDGELEDLYEDDTFTECTD, encoded by the exons ATGAGCGCCGACACCATCTGCAGGCCAGAGCTGGACTCGGAGCACAACGGGGAGCTGGCCGACTTGGTGGCAGCCATGAACGTCGCCGGCAACCGCCTGACCCCGCCTAATGGCTACAGGTCCGGTCCCCCGAGGACCACCGGCTCTCACAGGGCTCGACTCTCAGACAGGAAGCTGTCGCTGCAGGAGAGGGGGAGCCGCATGGCCCGCCAGCCCACCATCGAGACCAAACGTGTGTCCATCACAGATGCTGAT GACTGTGTCCAGCTCAACCAGTATAAGCTGAACAAAGAGATTGGAAAG GGCTCATACGGAGTGGTGAAACTAGCTTATGATGAAGATTCTGAGCAGTACTAT GCCATGAAAGTTGTTTCAAAGAAGAGGCTGATGAGGCAGTGTGGATTTTTGC GCCGCCTGTCTCCTCAAGGATCAAACTCGCAGCAGGATCCGTTCCCCAAAGCAGTGTTGCCCCTGGAGAAAGTGTACAAAGAGATCGCCATCCTGAAGAAACTGGACCATCATAATGTGGTTAAACTGGTGGAG GTGCTTGATGATCCTGATGAAGATGGACTTCACATGG CCTTCGAACTGATGACAAAAGG TCCGGTGATGGAGGTGCCTACAGACGAGCCTTTCACAGAGGAACAGGCTTGCTTTTACTTCAGAGACGTTGTCCTGGGAATTGAGTACT TACACTACCACAAGATCATCCACAGGGACATCAAACCCTCCAACCTGCTGCTGGGGGACGACGGTCACGTCAAGATCGCGGACTTTGGAGTGAGCAACACGTTCGAGGGGGCGGACGCCCTCCTGTCGAGCACGGCGGGGACGCCGGCCTTCATGGCCCCAGAGATGATGACCGAACACGAGCAGAGCTTCAGTGGAAAG GCGTTAGACGTGTGGGCGATGGGAGTCACGCTGTACTGTTTCGTCTTTGGGAAG TGCCCTTTTTTTGATGAATACATCGTCTCTCTGCACAACAAGATCAAGAACAAACCTGTGGAGTTTCCAGAGAC GCCGCTGATAAGTAATGAACTGAAGGAACTCATTGAAAAGATGCTGGACAAAAACCCTGAAACAAGAATCACCATCCCTGAAATTAAG CTCCATGCCTGGGTGACGGAGAACGGCTCCAATCCTCTTCCTCTGGAGGAGGATCACTGCACGGCAGTGGAGGTCACcgaggaggaggtgcagaacAGCGTGAAACTCATAACCAGCCTTTCCACCGTG ATTCTGGTGAAGTCCATGCTGAGGAAGCGGTCTTTCAGTAATCCCTTTGAGTGTCAGGGCAGACGGGCGGAGAGGTCCATGTCTGCCCCTGGAGGTCTTCTTAC CGGTTCTTTTGGCTTATTGGGGTCTTCGCCTCTGCTTCATCCTTCCTCGAG GAAAGTCAGCAACGAGGGGAGCAGAGACGGAGAGCTGGAGGACTTGTATGAAGACGATACATTTACAGAGTGCACAGATTAA
- the camkk1b gene encoding calcium/calmodulin-dependent protein kinase kinase 1b isoform X2 translates to MSADTICRPELDSEHNGELADLVAAMNVAGNRLTPPNGYRSGPPRTTGSHRARLSDRKLSLQERGSRMARQPTIETKRVSITDADDCVQLNQYKLNKEIGKGSYGVVKLAYDEDSEQYYAMKVVSKKRLMRQCGFLRRLSPQGSNSQQDPFPKAVLPLEKVYKEIAILKKLDHHNVVKLVEVLDDPDEDGLHMAFELMTKGPVMEVPTDEPFTEEQACFYFRDVVLGIEYLHYHKIIHRDIKPSNLLLGDDGHVKIADFGVSNTFEGADALLSSTAGTPAFMAPEMMTEHEQSFSGKALDVWAMGVTLYCFVFGKCPFFDEYIVSLHNKIKNKPVEFPETPLISNELKELIEKMLDKNPETRITIPEIKLHAWVTENGSNPLPLEEDHCTAVEVTEEEVQNSVKLITSLSTVILVKSMLRKRSFSNPFECQGRRAERSMSAPGGLLTKVSNEGSRDGELEDLYEDDTFTECTD, encoded by the exons ATGAGCGCCGACACCATCTGCAGGCCAGAGCTGGACTCGGAGCACAACGGGGAGCTGGCCGACTTGGTGGCAGCCATGAACGTCGCCGGCAACCGCCTGACCCCGCCTAATGGCTACAGGTCCGGTCCCCCGAGGACCACCGGCTCTCACAGGGCTCGACTCTCAGACAGGAAGCTGTCGCTGCAGGAGAGGGGGAGCCGCATGGCCCGCCAGCCCACCATCGAGACCAAACGTGTGTCCATCACAGATGCTGAT GACTGTGTCCAGCTCAACCAGTATAAGCTGAACAAAGAGATTGGAAAG GGCTCATACGGAGTGGTGAAACTAGCTTATGATGAAGATTCTGAGCAGTACTAT GCCATGAAAGTTGTTTCAAAGAAGAGGCTGATGAGGCAGTGTGGATTTTTGC GCCGCCTGTCTCCTCAAGGATCAAACTCGCAGCAGGATCCGTTCCCCAAAGCAGTGTTGCCCCTGGAGAAAGTGTACAAAGAGATCGCCATCCTGAAGAAACTGGACCATCATAATGTGGTTAAACTGGTGGAG GTGCTTGATGATCCTGATGAAGATGGACTTCACATGG CCTTCGAACTGATGACAAAAGG TCCGGTGATGGAGGTGCCTACAGACGAGCCTTTCACAGAGGAACAGGCTTGCTTTTACTTCAGAGACGTTGTCCTGGGAATTGAGTACT TACACTACCACAAGATCATCCACAGGGACATCAAACCCTCCAACCTGCTGCTGGGGGACGACGGTCACGTCAAGATCGCGGACTTTGGAGTGAGCAACACGTTCGAGGGGGCGGACGCCCTCCTGTCGAGCACGGCGGGGACGCCGGCCTTCATGGCCCCAGAGATGATGACCGAACACGAGCAGAGCTTCAGTGGAAAG GCGTTAGACGTGTGGGCGATGGGAGTCACGCTGTACTGTTTCGTCTTTGGGAAG TGCCCTTTTTTTGATGAATACATCGTCTCTCTGCACAACAAGATCAAGAACAAACCTGTGGAGTTTCCAGAGAC GCCGCTGATAAGTAATGAACTGAAGGAACTCATTGAAAAGATGCTGGACAAAAACCCTGAAACAAGAATCACCATCCCTGAAATTAAG CTCCATGCCTGGGTGACGGAGAACGGCTCCAATCCTCTTCCTCTGGAGGAGGATCACTGCACGGCAGTGGAGGTCACcgaggaggaggtgcagaacAGCGTGAAACTCATAACCAGCCTTTCCACCGTG ATTCTGGTGAAGTCCATGCTGAGGAAGCGGTCTTTCAGTAATCCCTTTGAGTGTCAGGGCAGACGGGCGGAGAGGTCCATGTCTGCCCCTGGAGGTCTTCTTAC GAAAGTCAGCAACGAGGGGAGCAGAGACGGAGAGCTGGAGGACTTGTATGAAGACGATACATTTACAGAGTGCACAGATTAA
- the LOC121609289 gene encoding vacuolar protein sorting-associated protein 37D-like: MSLPVQFRALRTRELRELLDDEDKINHIIRCSEKFQGLQRAAEKMLLSNQKMAKVSLSQKPTFRNAKLLLAVKYKELEKLRGIIQAKQEQLAEKHSVHYARWCLLNKINHAEEECELLFQRFVEGKMPLADFLDSFLSSRKVQHISLILLKKLQEVIELKSTQRLSEIQHFSAGFPEQILNTCLPLCSLSTAVVLPACCHPPFLLPFGTHECMDEAPDGQRDPSVFSR, encoded by the exons ATGTCCCTGCCGGTGCAGTTTAGAGCTCTGAGGACCAGAGAGCTGCGAGAGCTGCTGGATGAtgaggacaaaataaatcacatcatcaGGTGCAGTGAGAAG TTTCAGGGACTGCAGAGGGCTGCAGAGAAGATGCTGCTCTCAAATCAAAAAATGGCCAAAGTCAGTCTCTCTCAAAAACCCACATTTAGAAATGCTAAGCTGCTGCTTGCAGTGAAGTACAAGGAACTGGAAAAGCTGAGAGGCATCATCCAGGCCAAACAAGAACAGCTTg cagagaaacacagtgtGCATTATGCTCGCTGGTGTCTCCTGAACAAGATCAATCATgcagaggaggagtgtgag ctgctgtttcagaggtTTGTTGAGGGGAAAATGCCTCTGGCAGATTTTTTGGATTCCTTTCTCAGCTCGCGCAAAGTCCAACACATCAGTTTGATCCTGCTGAAGAAACTCCAGGAAGTGATCGAACTTAAATCAACGCAAAGGCTCAGTGAGattcagcatttttcagctGGCTTTCCTGAGCAGATCCTTAACACCTGCCTCCCACTCTGCAGTCTTAGCACGGCCGTGGTCCTACCTGCCTGCTGCCACCCTCCCTTCCTGCTGCCCTTTGGTACCCAT GAGTGCATGGACGAGGCCCCAGATGGCCAGCGAGACCCGTCCGTCTTCAGCCGCTGA
- the LOC121608740 gene encoding mitochondrial uncoupling protein 2-like, whose product MAGGGTADLAPSAVVKIFSAGTAGCVADLVTFPLDTAKVRLQIQGESKSPLDGQRARYRGVFGTIFTMVKTEGPRSLYSGLVAGLHRQMSFASVRIGLYDTMKQFYTRGSENAGIGIRLLAGCTTGAMAVTLAQPTDVVKVRFQAQVCLPESGSVKRYSSTIEAYKTIARDEGIKGLWKGCLPNIARNSIVNCSELVTYDIIKELILKHNLMTDNAPCHFTAAFAAGFCTTIVASPVDVVKTRYMNSVSGQYSGAINCALTMLVKEGPTAFYKGFMPSFVRLGSWNIVMFVSYEQIKRAVVKLQL is encoded by the exons ATGGCTGGTGGAGGGACTGCGGATCTGGCCCCATCAGCTGTTGTCAAGATCTTttcagctggaacagctggctGCGTGGCCGACCTGGTCACTTTCCCCCTGGACACAGCCAAAGTCAGGCTGCAG ATTCAAGGTGAATCCAAATCCCCGTTGGATGGCCAGAGGGCGAGATACAGAGGTGTGTTCGGCACCATCTTCACCATGGTGAAGACAGAGGGCCCGAGGAGTCTGTACAGCGGGCTGGTGGCAGGACTGCACAGACAGATGAGCTTCGCCTCAGTCCGCATCGGCCTGTACGACACCATGAAGCAGTTCTACACCCGCGGCTCAGAGA ATGCAGGAATTGGGATTCGGCTGCTGGCGGGCTGCACCACAGGGGCAATGGCGGTGACCCTCGCTCAGCCCACTGATGTGGTGAAAGTCAGGTTCCAGGCTCAGGTCTGCCTGCCGGAGAGCGGCTCTGTGAAGAGGTACAGCAGCACGATTGAGGCCTACAAGACCATAGCCAGGGACGAGGGCATTAAAGGGCTCTGGAAAG GTTGTCTGCCAAACATAGCGCGAAATTCCATCGTAAACTGCTCCGAGCTGGTGACCTACGACATCATCAAAGAGCTCATCCTGAAGCACAACCTGATGACAG aCAACGCGCCGTGTCACTTCACAGCGGCCTTCGCAGCAGGTTTCTGCACCACCATCGTAGCGTCTCCGGTGGACGTGGTAAAAACACGCTACATGAATTCAGTGTCTGGCCAGTACAGCGGTGCTATTAACTGTGCCCTCACCATGCTGGTTAAAGAGGGACCCACAGCTTTTTATAAGGG cTTCATGCCGTCGTTTGTTCGTCTGGGTTCCTGGAACATTGTGATGTTTGTGAGCTACGAGCAGATTAAAAGAGCTGTGGTTAAACTCCAGCTGTGA